The Primulina eburnea isolate SZY01 chromosome 13, ASM2296580v1, whole genome shotgun sequence genome includes a region encoding these proteins:
- the LOC140810068 gene encoding (S)-8-oxocitronellyl enol synthase CYC2: MAVNDTRYRNVAAIFGVTGLVGKELARKLLSTRKWKVYGIARKRDSCSSRIMNVEGEAYHFISCDLLNPKETQEKLSSRVLEDVTHIFWVTWASQFPLDTHECFDQNKAMMSNVLNIILPLSKALKHFSLQTGMKHYVSLQGPTFERDEDRYYREDSPRVASGNGRNFYYGLEDLLQERLLDKVPWSVQRPGLILGSSQRTLYNFIGSLCVYGAICKHLSLPFVFGGTKKCWEEMYIDISDARLVADQHIWAATNQEISISSSTRDQWEAFNAINGEGYSWMGIWRDIAIKFGVEVSEENMFSEDFMFSSAMSDKGCVWNEIVVKEGLVDTKMEELANWGFIDVLFRCPVKMLAARDKVDELGFKTKYQALDSISYWIDVMRSDRLVP, encoded by the coding sequence ATGGCTGTAAATGACACCAGATACAGAAATGTAGCAGCCATCTTTGGTGTAACTGGGCTGGTAGGAAAGGAGCTTGCGAGAAAGCTTCTTTCAACACGAAAATGGAAGGTCTACGGCATAGCCCGAAAACGAGACAGCTGCAGCAGCAGGATCATGAATGTCGAAGGTGAAGCTTACCATTTCATCTCTTGTGATCTCCTAAACCCTAAGGAAACACAAGAAAAGCTCAGTTCTCGTGTATTGGAGGATGTTACTCACATCTTTTGGGTGACTTGGGCTAGCCAATTCCCTTTAGATACCCACGAATGTTTCGATCAAAACAAGGCCATGATGTCTAATGTTCTGAATATCATCCTTCCACTTTCGAAGGCGTTGAAACACTTCTCCCTCCAGACGGGCATGAAGCATTACGTGTCGTTGCAGGGGCCGACTTTTGAAAGAGACGAAGATCGCTACTATAGAGAGGATTCTCCGAGGGTGGCAAGCGGTAATGGACGTAACTTTTATTATGGACTAGAAGATTTGTTGCAAGAAAGACTATTAGATAAGGTGCCATGGTCTGTTCAAAGGCCTGGATTGATACTGGGTTCTTCTCAAAGAACTCTATACAATTTCATCGGTAGTTTATGTGTTTATGGAGCTATCTGTAAGCACTTGAGCCTCCCTTTTGTGTTCGGCGGCACGAAAAAATGTTGGGAAGAAATGTATATCGACATATCTGACGCTCGTCTCGTGGCGGATCAACACATTTGGGCTGCTACGAATCAAGAAATCTCGATCAGTAGCAGTACTCGAGATCAATGGGAAGCGTTTAACGCGATTAACGGTGAGGGTTATTCGTGGATGGGGATATGGAGGGATATTGCGATTAAATTCGGGGTGGAAGTGTCGGAAGAAAACATGTTCTCCGAGGATTTCATGTTTTCCTCGGCTATGTCCGATAAAGGGTGTGTTTGGAATGAAATAGTAGTGAAAGAAGGGCTTGTGGATACAAAAATGGAGGAATTGGCCAACTGGGGTTTCATTGATGTTCTTTTCAGATGTCCTGTGAAAATGCTGGCTGCAAGAGACAAGGTTGATGAGTTGGGATTTAAGACAAAGTACCAAGCTTTGGATTCAATCTCGTATTGGATTGATGTCATGAGGTCTGACAGATTAGTTCCATAA
- the LOC140810952 gene encoding protein SMAX1-LIKE 6-like codes for MPTPVSVARQCLAEEAAATLDDAVAVAKRRSHAQTTSLHAISALLALPSSSLRAVCTRARSSECSPHLHIRALELCVGVALDKVSACKSSGEDPPVSNSLMAAIKRSQANQRRHPDTFHLYQQQVNLNSSTQTSICVVKVELRHFIVSILDDPIVSRVFSDAGFRTNELKLAIINPLTMSRFPTIPRCPPVFQWGLSDLESKDISPNFLLYKTATYIGDENSQRVGEIIAKANKRNPLMIGVCAKYALRNFIEGLKKGETGFLPKEIDGLSLISVDHEFSKFINKDLSEEMMELKFKEVGDMTDNCHGTGIIVNCGDLKPFVDAVSVNSVNFLISQLKSLLSCSNGKLWLIGFLADDNDYKKLLQRFPCIDIDLDLHLLPITSSKPSASGGNSFKSSLMGSFIPFGGFFPMPLERETRGSHLTQAESLCNLCDEKYEQEVSVLKGTPIDADYHSTTLSSWLPKVECETSKRSDTVEAQDDKSLLEFRVMALHRKWNDICQQLHRTCTSQDTISEAKLQTSSIPLSHNVPTRKDSFQVGSVLSRSRLTNLSPVMPSGLINGSSSKPKLSNPNALESGANVLVELPVQSVEMDDLPNHSRSQQQMTIPASVISLTTDLGLGTLYTSNREFRSGPNLQEHSFYELQRTPENNHSQAKQMYTKDLEYPWKNLSEKFCWQFEAIQTIGRTLFCCRDGDSRHQCPKKGNHWLSFLGPDKVAKRKIATTLAEVVFGGLEHFLSLDLSSQDPASLPNPSSIFYSCDSTYHHMKSDRQMIVDCLADELSKRPFSVILLENIEKADFLVQNSLFQAVKTGKFSDSHGRDVTINHVIFVVASRAVKAGEDDLIFSQAVSEFSEENILQARNLQMQILIGSVHGNINSATSVSVTPSNGMHKRKLTNPVSTKSVRSKRSCLSRSIIDLNLPVEDTEEEFDICRSDADSGNSESSEVWFEELLIHVDENVVFKPFDFDSLAHKILKDIDVGLRRTVGTKILLEIDQEVMVQILAAAWLMERGNALEDWIEQVLFPSIKKARQRYNDSSDFVFKLVACDGLVVEEQAPGVCLPARVIVN; via the exons ATGCCTACGCCGGTGAGCGTAGCACGCCAATGCTTAGCGGAGGAGGCTGCGGCTACTTTAGATGACGCCGTCGCGGTGGCTAAGCGACGGAGCCATGCGCAGACCACGTCGTTACATGCTATCTCTGCTCTACTAGCTCTACCATCCTCGAGTCTCCGGGCAGTATGTACACGCGCCAGGAGCAGCGAGTGCTCGCCACACCTTCATATCCGGGCTCTCGAACTCTGTGTTGGAGTGGCCCTCGACAAGGTTTCAGCTTGTAAATCTTCCGGGGAGGATCCGCCAGTTTCGAATTCTTTAATGGCTGCGATCAAGAGATCCCAAGCCAATCAGAGACGGCACCCCGATACGTTCCATCTGTATCAGCAGCAAGTGAATTTGAATTCTTCGACTCAGACATCGATTTGTGTTGTGAAAGTTGAATTGAGGCATTTTATAGTCTCCATTTTGGATGATCCGATAGTTAGTAGGGTTTTCTCTGACGCTGGTTTTCGAACCAACGAGCTAAAATTGGCCATTATAAACCCGCTCACCATGTCGAGATTTCCGACTATTCCTCGCTGCCCGCCTGTATTTCAGTGGGGTTTGAGCGATTTagaatcaaaagatatcagccCTAATTTTCTATTGTACAAGACTGCTACATATATCGGTGACGAGAATTCACAACGAGTTGGGGAAATTATTGCGAAGGCAAATAAGAGAAATCCGCTAATGATTGGTGTTTGTGCTAAATATGCGTTAAGGAACTTCATAGAAGGTTTGAAGAAGGGTGAAACGGGATTTTTACCCAAAGAAATTGATGGGCTGAGCTTGATCTCAGTTGACCATGAGTTTTCTAAGTTTATCAATAAAGATTTAAGTGAAGAAATGATGGAATTGAAGTTTAAAGAGGTGGGTGACATGACTGATAATTGCCATGGAACCGGGATTATTGTGAACTGTGGGGATCTTAAGCCTTTTGTGGATGCTGTATCTGTAAATTCTGTGAATTTTTTGATTTCCCAGCTGAAAAGTTTATTGAGCTGCTCAAATGGGAAATTGTGGTTGATTGGTTTCTTGGCAGACGACAATGATTATAAAAAACTACTCCAGCGGTTTCCTTGTATTGACATAGACTTGGATCTGCATCTCCTGCCCATTACTTCTTCCAAGCCTTCCGCAAGTGGAGGAAATAGTTTTAAATCAAG TTTGATGGGGTCATTTATTCCATTTGGTGGATTCTTTCCCATGCCATTGGAACGAGAAACTCGAGGCTCGCATTTAACTCAAGCCGAAAGCCTTTGCAACTTATGCGATGAAAAGTATGAGCAAGAAGTTTCTGTTCTGAAGGGAACACCCATTGATGCAGATTATCACTCAACTACTCTATCTTCTTGGTTGCCAAAGGTTGAATGTGAGACGAGCAAGAGATCAGATACAGTAGAG GCCCAAGATGACAAATCTCTATTGGAGTTTAGAGTTATGGCTTTGCATAGAAAATGGAATGACATCTGCCAGCAGCTTCATCGCACTTGTACATCTCAAGATACTATTTCTGAAGCCAAGTTACAAACTTCTAGTATTCCACTGTCTCATAATGTTCCTACCAGGAAAGACAGTTTCCAGGTCGGTTCAGTATTAAGTAGAAGCAGACTCACTAATCTAAGTCCTGTCATGCCTTCAGGATTGATAAACGGCTCTTCCTCGAAGCCAAAACTTTCTAATCCCAATGCACTGGAATCTGGTGCGAATGTACTAGTTGAACTACCAGTACAAAGCGTGGAGATGGATGATCTTCCAAACCATTCCCGTTCTCAGCAACAGATGACCATACCTGCCTCTGTTATTTCTTTGACCACCGATTTGGGGCTTGGAACACTTTATACTTCTAATAGAGAATTTAGAAGTGGACCCAACTTGCAAGAGCATAGTTTCTATGAATTGCAAAGAACCCCAGAGAATAACCATAGTCAAGCAAAGCAAATGTATACAAAAGACCTTGAATACCCTTGGAAAAATCTATCTGAAAAGTTTTGCTGGCAGTTTGAAGCCATTCAAACTATTGGTCGAACTTTATTCTGTTGTAGAGATGGAGATTCACGGCATCAATGTCCAAAAAAGGGAAATCATTGGCTCAGCTTTCTGGGACCTGATAAAGTGGCTAAGAGAAAAATAGCCACCACACTTGCCGAGGTAGTTTTCGGTGGATTGGAACACTTTCTATCTTTGGATCTGAGCTCTCAGGATCCGGCTAGCCTCCCTAACCCTAGCTCAATTTTTTATAGTTGTGATTCAACATATCACCACATGAAGTCTGATAGGCAAATGATAGTTGATTGCCTTGCTGATGAGTTAAGCAAGCGTCCTTTTTCTGTTATACTTCTTGAAAACATAGAAAAGGCAGATTTCTTGGTCCAGAATAGTTTATTTCAAGCTGTTAAAACTGGAAAATTTTCGGATTCCCATGGTAGAGATGTCACTATCAACCACGTTATCTTTGTCGTTGCTTCAAGGGCCGTAAAAGCTGGTGAAGATGATCTTATTTTCAGCCAGGCGGTATCTGAATTTTCTGAAGAAAATATATTACAGGCCAGAAATTTGCAAATGCAAATTTTGATTGGATCTGTCCATGGAAATATCAATAGTGCGACAAGTGTTTCAGTTACTCCGAGCAATGGTATGCATAAACGTAAATTGACGAATCCCGTGTCTACCAAGTCTGTGAGATCGAAACGCTCATGCCTTTCAAGATCCattattgatttaaatttaCCGGTCGAGGATACGGAAGAGGAATTTGATATTTGTAGAAGCGACGCTGATAGTGGTAACTCGGAAAGTTCGGAAGTATGGTTTGAAGAATTGCTTATCCATGTTGATGAAAACGTGGTCTTCAAACCATTTGACTTTGATTCTCTTGCACATAAAATCTTGAAGGACATTGATGTAGGATTACGGAGAACAGTTGGAACCAAGATTTTACTGGAAATTGATCAAGAAGTGATGGTTCAAATACTTGCAGCAGCTTGGTTAATGGAGAGGGGAAACGCTTTGGAAGATTGGATTGAACAAGTTCTTTTCCCGAGCATAAAGAAAGCACGACAAAGGTACAACGACTCTTCAGATTTTGTATTTAAATTAGTTGCATGTGATGGCCTTGTTGTGGAAGAGCAAGCTCCTGGAGTGTGCCTTCCTGCAAGAGTGATAGTGAACTGA
- the LOC140810069 gene encoding LOW QUALITY PROTEIN: probable NAD(P)H dehydrogenase (quinone) FQR1-like 3 (The sequence of the model RefSeq protein was modified relative to this genomic sequence to represent the inferred CDS: deleted 1 base in 1 codon): MEITKVYVVYYSLYGHVESMAREIQRGANSVPHVQATLWQVPETLPDLVLKKMKAPHKADDVPEISPEQLLEADGFIFGFPSRFGVMAAQFKAFFDATADIWAAQALAGKPAGIFWSTGFHGGGQELSALTAVTQLAHHGMIYVPLGYTFGSGMFEMHEVKGGSSYGSGTYAADGSRQPTELELQQAFYQGKYIAEITRKLKI, translated from the exons ATGGAAATCACGAAGGTGTACGTAGT GTATTACTCATTGTATGGACATGTGGAGAGCATGGCTAGAGAGATTCAGCGAGGGGCCAATTCAGTTCCTCATGTTCAAGCCACACTTTGGCAG GTACCAGAGACGCTACCTGATCTggttttgaaaaagatgaaggCTCCTCACAAAGCCGACGATGTGCCTGAGATCAGTCCAGAACAGCTTTTGGAGGCTGATGGATTTATCTTTGGATTTCCATCCCGTTTTGGGGTAATGGCAGCGCAATTCAAAGCTTTCTTTGATGCCACTGCCGACATATGGGCTGCACAAGCACTTGCTGGGAAACCTGCAGGAATTTTTTGGAGCACGGGTTTTCATGGAGGTGGTCAAGAACTAAGCGC ATTGACAGCAGTAACTCAGCTAGCACATCATGGCATGATATATGTTCCTCTTGGATATACCTTTGGCAGCGGAATGTTTGAGATGCATGAGGTAAAGGGTGGATCTTCATATGGGTCAGGAACTTATGCAGCAGATGGATCACGGCAGCCCACAGAGCTTGAACTTCAGCAAGCCTTTTATCAAGGTAAGTACATTGCC GAAATTACAAGGAAGCTCAAGATTTAA